The Acidicapsa acidisoli genome contains a region encoding:
- a CDS encoding cytochrome b N-terminal domain-containing protein, with protein sequence MASLKQRGIDVYNWFERRLGVFTPAIEAAEHPVPSNTSSWWYVFGSAATIILVLQVVTGVLLALVYAPTASQAWGSLEFLDHNVKLGWFLRAMHGWGSDFMIAIVLIHLAQVFLFGAYKFPRELTWIIGVFLLLLTLGMAFTGQVLRFDQDAYWGLGIGASIVSRVPVIGGPLVGLMLGGPIIAGPTLSRFFTLHVFVIPGILLGLVALHLLMVIRLGINDWPMPGRLVSKKTYVQEYHQLTEKTGIPFVPDAAWKDAVFGAAIMLAIMACALWFGPFGPTGQPDPTIIETAPKPDFAFLWIYAVLAYLPPSIETPVLFIAPVIGIGVMLLLPLVSGEGEKHWSRRPVAVLMVAVIAVTLGAFTRLGMYTPWSPIMNAWTSDTIPTQYLHDRTPLERQGALVLQNKQCRNCHSIGGAGGMRGPALDSVASRLTEDQMIRQVLQGGGNMPAYGNALNPSETTALVQFLKTLRGGDLTPAVDASRKMAMTSEQTPPATPNQPAPEGK encoded by the coding sequence ATGGCCAGCCTGAAACAACGCGGCATCGATGTCTACAACTGGTTTGAGCGCCGTCTCGGAGTCTTCACGCCAGCAATCGAGGCGGCCGAGCACCCGGTCCCATCTAACACATCCAGTTGGTGGTATGTCTTCGGAAGCGCGGCGACGATCATCCTTGTGCTTCAGGTCGTGACAGGCGTTCTGCTGGCGCTGGTCTACGCCCCCACTGCCAGCCAGGCCTGGGGCAGCCTCGAATTCCTCGACCACAACGTGAAACTCGGCTGGTTCCTGCGTGCCATGCACGGCTGGGGCTCCGACTTCATGATCGCCATCGTGCTGATTCATCTGGCACAGGTCTTTCTCTTTGGCGCATACAAATTTCCGCGTGAACTCACCTGGATCATCGGCGTCTTTCTGTTGCTGCTGACGCTAGGCATGGCCTTCACCGGCCAGGTACTGCGCTTCGATCAGGACGCCTACTGGGGACTCGGAATTGGCGCATCCATTGTCAGCCGCGTGCCCGTCATCGGCGGACCACTGGTGGGCCTGATGCTGGGCGGCCCTATCATTGCCGGTCCTACGCTTTCCCGCTTCTTCACCCTGCACGTCTTCGTCATTCCCGGCATCCTGCTCGGGCTGGTGGCCCTCCATCTTCTGATGGTCATTCGCCTCGGCATCAACGATTGGCCCATGCCGGGCAGACTGGTGAGTAAGAAAACCTACGTGCAGGAATATCACCAGCTCACGGAAAAGACCGGCATCCCTTTCGTACCCGATGCTGCGTGGAAAGACGCTGTCTTCGGCGCCGCCATCATGCTTGCCATCATGGCCTGTGCGCTTTGGTTCGGTCCATTCGGCCCCACCGGCCAACCCGATCCGACGATCATCGAGACCGCGCCCAAGCCCGACTTCGCATTTCTCTGGATTTACGCTGTTCTGGCTTACCTACCGCCCAGTATCGAAACGCCGGTGCTTTTCATCGCACCCGTCATCGGAATCGGCGTCATGCTGCTGCTTCCGCTTGTCTCCGGCGAAGGCGAAAAACACTGGTCGCGCCGACCGGTAGCCGTTCTGATGGTTGCCGTAATCGCAGTCACACTAGGAGCCTTTACGCGCCTCGGCATGTATACGCCGTGGAGTCCCATTATGAACGCCTGGACCAGCGACACAATTCCCACGCAGTACTTACATGACCGCACTCCGCTGGAGCGGCAAGGCGCGCTTGTGCTGCAAAACAAGCAATGCCGCAATTGCCACTCCATCGGCGGAGCAGGCGGAATGCGTGGTCCTGCTCTCGATTCGGTCGCCTCACGCCTAACCGAAGATCAGATGATCCGCCAGGTCCTGCAAGGTGGCGGAAACATGCCCGCCTACGGCAATGCGCTCAATCCTTCCGAGACGACCGCACTGGTGCAATTCCTCAAGACCTTGCGCGGCGGCGATCTTACTCCCGCCGTCGATGCCTCACGCAAGATGGCGATGACCAGCGAACAAACTCCGCCTGCAACGCCCAACCAGCCAGCGCCGGAGGGAAAATAG
- a CDS encoding QcrA and Rieske domain-containing protein: MEQDAMNPSEPPVINHQETAAEPVAKPKGAGDSRRIFLFKLSLALNGVVGAVLAVPILGYLLGPALKKKSSESFWINLGPLADFPEGETRLVNFRNPITTTWDGQTGDIPCWVRRISGNDFQVFAINCAHLGCPVRWFAQSKLFMCPCHGGAYYQDGSRASGPPERGLFEYDHRITAGNLFISAGKMPTLAARNCSKPPLTQIQSLPSTTIAANEIEPSEGLKLRNS; encoded by the coding sequence ATGGAGCAGGACGCAATGAATCCCAGTGAGCCGCCCGTAATCAATCATCAAGAGACCGCAGCGGAGCCTGTGGCAAAGCCCAAAGGCGCCGGAGACTCGCGCCGTATTTTCCTCTTTAAGCTGTCCCTTGCTTTGAATGGAGTCGTCGGCGCAGTGCTTGCCGTGCCGATCCTCGGCTATCTGCTCGGTCCAGCTTTGAAGAAGAAATCGAGTGAAAGTTTCTGGATCAACCTTGGTCCGCTCGCCGATTTTCCCGAGGGCGAAACTCGCCTGGTCAATTTCCGAAATCCAATCACAACCACCTGGGATGGACAGACCGGAGACATTCCCTGCTGGGTTCGGCGAATCTCCGGCAACGACTTCCAGGTCTTCGCCATCAACTGCGCTCACCTTGGATGCCCGGTGCGCTGGTTCGCCCAATCGAAGCTGTTCATGTGCCCTTGCCATGGCGGCGCATACTACCAGGATGGTTCACGCGCCTCGGGACCGCCAGAGCGCGGACTCTTCGAATATGACCACAGGATCACAGCAGGCAACCTGTTCATCAGTGCCGGCAAGATGCCGACGCTGGCTGCGCGTAACTGCTCGAAGCCGCCGCTAACTCAGATTCAATCGCTTCCGTCGACCACAATTGCAGCTAATGAAATCGAGCCCTCCGAAGGCCTGAAATTGAGGAACAGCTAA
- a CDS encoding metallophosphoesterase, whose product MKSIRASFGWYAAVWLFVIILFSSALAPRAEAQAAPAAQSHPQHREETRDRAGDRTVPALFVSDIHFDPFHDPARLPQLVDAPVNQWSAILAAPPSPNQQQAFESLQQQCHARGVDTSYALLRSSLQAMKTKQPDANFMTVSGDLIAHAFECRYKTLLPPSTESDYQAFVLKTISFVVAELRNSFPAMPVYMALGNNDSGCGDYKLDSGSDFFKQAGKILAEGLPLPAQKEAAEQFAAGGYYSVAMATPMRATRLIVINDTFLSPKYTTCSGAPAPNAGDAQIDWLKKQLNEAREAHQNAWILGHIPPGVNVPSTMAKMKNVCAKAKPEMFLASGALTDDLTANADVIRFAIFAHTHMDELRLLRPQDDVASTSSEHDVAIKMVPSISPVDGNNPAFTIAKVNPSKSILQDYEVISASNQTGIDTTWSLEYEFAKAYHESEFSPASVKELIGKFKNDRDSNQDVSAAYIRNFFVGDRSVLLKPFWPQYVCGLANSTATSFAACMCGTDK is encoded by the coding sequence TTGAAGTCCATTCGCGCATCTTTCGGGTGGTACGCCGCCGTCTGGCTTTTCGTCATAATTCTCTTCAGCTCAGCGCTCGCACCCAGAGCCGAGGCGCAGGCTGCCCCTGCGGCGCAAAGCCATCCGCAGCATCGCGAAGAAACCCGCGATAGAGCCGGAGATCGCACCGTTCCAGCGCTCTTCGTCAGCGACATTCACTTCGATCCCTTCCACGACCCAGCCAGATTGCCGCAGCTTGTAGATGCTCCAGTCAACCAGTGGAGCGCGATCCTTGCGGCTCCGCCGTCTCCCAATCAGCAGCAGGCATTCGAGTCCCTGCAACAACAGTGCCACGCGCGTGGAGTCGACACCTCCTATGCTCTGCTTCGTTCAAGCCTGCAGGCGATGAAAACAAAGCAGCCTGACGCGAACTTCATGACCGTCAGCGGCGACCTGATCGCCCATGCCTTTGAATGCCGATACAAGACACTTCTTCCACCCTCGACAGAAAGCGACTATCAGGCCTTTGTCTTGAAGACCATCAGCTTTGTCGTCGCGGAGCTGCGCAATTCATTCCCAGCCATGCCGGTTTACATGGCTCTCGGAAACAACGACTCCGGCTGCGGCGACTACAAGCTCGATTCCGGCAGCGACTTTTTCAAACAAGCCGGCAAGATTCTCGCCGAGGGTCTTCCGTTGCCGGCACAAAAAGAAGCAGCCGAGCAATTTGCAGCGGGAGGCTACTACAGCGTTGCGATGGCCACGCCAATGCGGGCCACAAGGCTCATTGTCATCAACGACACCTTTCTATCTCCCAAATACACGACATGCAGCGGAGCTCCAGCCCCCAATGCCGGAGATGCACAGATCGACTGGCTGAAGAAGCAGCTCAACGAGGCTCGCGAAGCACATCAAAACGCCTGGATTCTCGGCCATATCCCGCCCGGTGTCAACGTGCCTTCGACCATGGCGAAGATGAAAAATGTCTGCGCGAAAGCGAAGCCCGAGATGTTCCTGGCCAGTGGCGCGCTCACCGACGATCTGACCGCCAACGCGGACGTGATCCGCTTTGCAATTTTCGCTCATACCCACATGGATGAACTGCGCCTGTTGCGCCCGCAGGACGACGTTGCAAGCACCTCTTCGGAGCACGACGTGGCGATCAAAATGGTTCCCTCGATCTCGCCTGTGGACGGCAACAATCCCGCCTTTACCATCGCAAAGGTGAACCCATCCAAGTCAATCCTGCAGGATTATGAGGTAATCTCAGCCTCAAACCAGACCGGCATCGACACCACGTGGTCCCTGGAGTACGAATTCGCCAAGGCTTATCACGAAAGTGAATTTTCTCCTGCGTCGGTCAAGGAATTGATTGGAAAGTTCAAGAACGACCGCGACTCAAACCAGGATGTCAGCGCCGCCTATATCCGCAACTTCTTCGTCGGCGATCGCTCCGTCTTACTGAAACCATTCTGGCCCCAGTACGTGTGTGGACTCGCCAATTCCACAGCCACGTCGTTCGCCGCCTGCATGTGTGGAACCGATAAATAG
- a CDS encoding heavy-metal-associated domain-containing protein translates to MKSTLTLSIEGMHCGACVRRVTDALQKVDGVEVGSVEVGSAKLAFNPEETTADQIAAAVNRIGFQANVAN, encoded by the coding sequence GTGAAAAGCACACTTACACTATCGATCGAAGGAATGCACTGCGGGGCTTGCGTCCGCAGGGTCACCGATGCGCTGCAGAAAGTTGACGGTGTTGAAGTTGGTTCCGTAGAAGTAGGTTCAGCAAAACTGGCCTTCAACCCTGAAGAAACGACCGCGGATCAGATCGCAGCTGCCGTAAACCGGATTGGCTTCCAGGCCAACGTGGCCAATTGA
- a CDS encoding cytochrome c oxidase subunit 3: MKNADAIPMDELVERPWTLPYRGTVGMACLILAEAAIFVIFVVAYIFYIGKSISGPTPAQVLELPIFGTICLLSSSITVHFAGSALHKGKLRSCTLQLAATVLLGAIFLITTAQEWYHLIHDEGLTIQTNLFGTTYYSLVGLHATHVVVGLFMLSLVLSFALTGRLKEEHSAKLEVLSLYWHFVDAVWVVVFLVVYVLGR; the protein is encoded by the coding sequence ATGAAGAATGCAGACGCAATCCCGATGGACGAACTGGTGGAGAGGCCCTGGACGCTGCCCTATCGCGGCACTGTTGGCATGGCCTGTCTGATATTGGCCGAGGCGGCGATCTTCGTCATCTTCGTGGTCGCTTACATCTTCTACATCGGCAAGAGCATCTCCGGCCCGACACCGGCACAGGTGCTCGAACTACCGATCTTTGGCACCATCTGCCTGCTTTCGAGCAGCATCACGGTGCACTTCGCGGGAAGTGCGCTGCACAAAGGCAAGCTGCGCAGCTGCACGCTTCAACTGGCTGCCACGGTACTTCTGGGAGCGATCTTTCTCATCACGACCGCCCAGGAGTGGTATCACCTGATCCACGATGAAGGTCTGACGATTCAGACCAACCTCTTTGGTACGACCTATTACTCGCTGGTGGGACTGCACGCGACTCACGTCGTAGTGGGGCTATTCATGCTCTCGCTCGTCCTGAGCTTCGCGCTCACCGGGCGTCTCAAGGAAGAGCATTCCGCAAAGCTCGAAGTGCTTTCGCTCTACTGGCACTTCGTCGACGCCGTCTGGGTAGTCGTATTTCTGGTGGTCTATGTTTTGGGCAGGTAA
- a CDS encoding cytochrome c oxidase assembly protein gives MPPEIQAVFDDWSPPVFLTILTLLSAVVYIRGWFAIRKTRPEQFPDWRLASFLGGLAVLWLSIGSPMDGFADALLSAHMVEHLLLMSVVPPLILLGAPQVPMLRGLPRVVTVYLLGPLLRSRSLRKLGHFLTRPAVAWITMNFLFLAWHVPGAYNFALEHERWHDFEHICFLGSSILFWWPIVRPWPTSARYPGWLMLPYLVGADIVNTALSAFLAFCDRPVYSYYVTEPNTFHVSPLADQVVGGSIMWVVGSLFFLVPAALITIRLIQQESRARA, from the coding sequence ATGCCTCCTGAAATTCAGGCTGTCTTCGACGATTGGTCGCCGCCGGTCTTCCTCACGATACTGACGCTGCTCAGCGCCGTCGTTTACATTCGCGGATGGTTCGCCATCCGCAAAACCCGGCCCGAGCAATTCCCCGATTGGAGACTGGCGTCTTTTCTCGGCGGCCTTGCCGTGCTCTGGCTGTCCATCGGCTCACCGATGGACGGCTTCGCCGATGCTCTGCTCAGCGCGCACATGGTCGAGCATCTGCTCCTCATGTCAGTCGTTCCTCCGTTGATCCTTCTCGGCGCGCCCCAGGTGCCGATGCTCCGCGGTCTGCCCCGCGTGGTAACGGTATACCTGCTTGGCCCGCTGCTTCGCTCGCGATCGCTGCGAAAACTGGGCCATTTCCTCACCAGACCGGCCGTTGCGTGGATCACTATGAATTTTCTCTTCCTCGCCTGGCACGTTCCCGGTGCATATAACTTCGCGCTCGAGCATGAGCGATGGCACGATTTCGAACACATCTGCTTCCTCGGTTCCTCAATCCTCTTCTGGTGGCCAATTGTTCGCCCCTGGCCGACTAGCGCGCGTTACCCAGGCTGGCTGATGCTGCCCTATCTCGTCGGCGCCGACATCGTGAACACAGCGCTTTCGGCTTTTCTCGCCTTCTGCGACCGCCCCGTCTACAGCTACTATGTGACTGAGCCGAATACGTTTCACGTGTCGCCCCTGGCCGACCAGGTCGTTGGCGGGTCGATCATGTGGGTCGTCGGATCACTCTTCTTCCTTGTCCCGGCCGCCTTGATAACGATCCGGTTGATTCAACAGGAATCCAGGGCGCGCGCCTAG
- a CDS encoding cytochrome c — translation MRPEEVLDFPTLYKQNCAACHGDNGRNGATIALSNPAFIAVAGEAQIRDVISKGVPNHLMPAFEKSSGGMLTTQQVTTLAHGIVQEWGNADLFAGQTLPPYLTTLPASVDNGQQAFGTFCAKCHRPNGEGHPPIGKIGKLGSIVDPSYLALVSDQYLRSTIIAGKPDEHMPDWRSYSTQPMTDQQITDVVAWLASKRVVNPGQPYPTHP, via the coding sequence GTGCGTCCAGAAGAGGTGCTCGACTTCCCTACCCTCTACAAACAGAACTGCGCTGCCTGCCATGGTGACAATGGCAGAAATGGCGCAACTATCGCTCTCTCCAATCCCGCATTTATTGCCGTTGCTGGAGAAGCTCAGATACGCGACGTAATTTCGAAGGGCGTTCCGAACCACCTAATGCCTGCGTTTGAAAAAAGCTCAGGCGGCATGTTGACCACTCAACAGGTCACAACGCTCGCCCACGGCATCGTTCAGGAGTGGGGTAACGCGGACCTCTTCGCAGGACAGACACTTCCTCCGTACCTTACGACGCTGCCCGCCAGTGTCGACAATGGGCAGCAAGCCTTCGGCACCTTTTGTGCAAAGTGCCATCGACCCAACGGCGAAGGCCATCCCCCGATTGGAAAAATTGGCAAGCTTGGCTCGATCGTCGATCCGTCTTATCTTGCGCTGGTCAGCGATCAGTATCTGCGCAGCACAATCATCGCAGGCAAGCCAGACGAGCATATGCCGGACTGGCGCTCCTATTCGACACAGCCGATGACCGATCAGCAAATTACGGATGTCGTCGCATGGCTGGCCTCAAAACGAGTTGTCAACCCAGGGCAGCCATACCCAACTCATCCATGA
- a CDS encoding metal-sensitive transcriptional regulator: MTSRRTALKTTSIDDPALCGIATEEHKAIGVDPEIKASNLRRLSRVEGQIRGIQRMVEDDRYCADILTQISSAQEALRAVARALMRNHLSHCATHAIRNGSEEDRQAMYDELLDIIYKNAR; encoded by the coding sequence ATGACCTCAAGAAGAACCGCCTTGAAGACCACCTCCATTGACGATCCCGCCTTATGCGGGATCGCAACTGAAGAGCACAAAGCCATAGGTGTGGACCCGGAGATCAAAGCCTCCAACCTGCGCAGGCTCAGCCGCGTCGAAGGCCAGATCCGCGGCATACAACGCATGGTGGAAGACGATCGCTATTGCGCCGATATCCTCACCCAGATCTCTTCAGCACAAGAGGCACTTCGCGCTGTCGCCCGGGCACTGATGCGAAACCACCTCAGCCATTGCGCTACGCACGCAATTCGAAACGGCTCCGAGGAAGACAGGCAAGCCATGTACGACGAATTGCTTGACATCATCTATAAGAACGCCAGATAG
- a CDS encoding heavy metal translocating P-type ATPase, protein MLTASENLKEAKNRDVRKEVTPERVTISVTGMTCAACQSFIQRTLTGQAGVKDATVNLMLNNATVTFDPSLTSTEALVENIRQTGYGAEAPLLDESVLEEQERNDEEQLREYKQLRLKAIVSLTAGLVAMVLSMPLMSMSRAGGMEQMHDPLMSWNMRVLDPILRTLMPWMYVVSDNAIRWSLFGLSLVIVVWAGRRFYTKAWSALLHKTADMNTLVALGTGAAFLYSTASTIAPGFFLAHGIAPDVYYEAGMLIIGLVLVGNTLESRAKGQTVNALRKLVQLQPKTATVIRDGVESKLPIESLQNGDLILVRPGERVPTDGEVISGRSSVDESMLTGESLPVEKNARDRVMGGTLNQHGSFQYRATTVGAGSTLAQIVRLLRDAQGSRAPIQRIADRISAIFVPSVLAIAIVTFFAWHIFSPGAGIMQAFAAAVTVLVIACPCAMGLAVPTAVMVATGRGATFGILIKGGEALQRMEKIDTVILDKTGTITAGRPQVTDLLLAESDSARESEDNLILHAASLERASEHPLAEAVTRYAQERGLSVPIATDFESMSGLGIVGIANENAVLIGNLSLMQKYSIAYDTLHAASKRLAEEGKTPLWIAINGKLAGIIAVADTVKPTSTGAIRQMHAEGLRVVMLTGDNERTAKAIARAVGVDEVIAGVLPSGKVDAVKRIQQEGRIVAMVGDGVNDAPALAQADVGLTMASGSDIAMEAGDVTLMRSDLTGVAMAIALSRGTMRVMRQNLFWAFLYNVIGIPVAAGALYPAFGLLLSPVLASAAMAFSSFSVVTNSLRLRRLKLTS, encoded by the coding sequence ATGTTAACCGCATCCGAAAACCTTAAAGAAGCAAAAAATAGAGATGTACGAAAAGAGGTGACGCCAGAGCGCGTCACCATCTCAGTAACCGGAATGACCTGCGCCGCCTGCCAGTCCTTCATTCAGCGAACCTTAACTGGCCAGGCCGGGGTGAAAGACGCCACAGTCAACCTCATGTTGAATAACGCCACGGTAACCTTCGATCCGAGTCTGACCTCGACCGAAGCACTGGTAGAAAACATCCGTCAGACCGGCTACGGCGCAGAAGCCCCGCTGCTCGATGAATCGGTACTGGAAGAGCAGGAACGGAACGACGAAGAGCAGCTCCGCGAGTATAAGCAACTCCGTCTGAAAGCGATCGTGAGTCTTACCGCGGGCCTGGTCGCCATGGTGCTTTCCATGCCCTTGATGAGCATGAGCCGCGCCGGTGGCATGGAGCAAATGCATGACCCGCTGATGAGTTGGAACATGCGGGTCCTTGACCCCATCCTGCGTACGCTTATGCCGTGGATGTATGTCGTCAGTGATAACGCTATCCGCTGGTCTCTTTTCGGGCTCAGCCTTGTCATCGTAGTGTGGGCCGGACGCCGCTTTTACACCAAGGCATGGTCCGCCCTGCTGCATAAGACGGCGGATATGAATACGCTGGTTGCGCTCGGAACGGGCGCGGCGTTTCTCTACTCCACGGCAAGCACCATCGCACCGGGATTCTTCCTCGCCCACGGGATCGCTCCCGACGTCTACTACGAAGCCGGAATGTTGATTATCGGTTTAGTACTGGTCGGCAACACCCTGGAAAGCCGTGCAAAAGGCCAGACCGTCAATGCCTTGCGCAAACTCGTGCAACTTCAGCCGAAGACGGCAACCGTCATTCGGGATGGTGTGGAGAGCAAGCTTCCGATTGAGTCACTTCAAAACGGCGATCTCATTCTCGTGCGCCCCGGCGAGCGCGTCCCGACCGATGGCGAAGTCATCTCCGGCCGGAGCAGCGTGGACGAATCGATGCTCACCGGAGAATCGCTTCCTGTCGAGAAGAACGCGAGAGATCGCGTGATGGGCGGAACGCTTAACCAGCACGGATCCTTCCAGTACCGGGCAACCACCGTCGGGGCCGGCAGTACATTGGCGCAGATAGTGCGCCTCCTGCGCGACGCGCAAGGGTCCCGCGCGCCGATTCAACGAATTGCGGATCGTATCAGCGCAATCTTTGTCCCGTCCGTCCTCGCAATTGCAATCGTTACATTCTTCGCGTGGCATATCTTCTCACCGGGCGCCGGAATCATGCAGGCCTTTGCCGCTGCCGTCACCGTGCTGGTAATCGCGTGCCCGTGCGCAATGGGTCTGGCCGTGCCGACCGCCGTGATGGTCGCAACAGGACGCGGAGCGACCTTTGGCATCCTCATCAAAGGCGGCGAAGCCTTACAGAGGATGGAGAAGATCGATACGGTCATTCTGGACAAGACAGGCACCATCACCGCAGGCCGTCCACAGGTTACGGATCTCCTGCTTGCGGAATCGGACTCGGCGCGCGAATCCGAAGACAACTTGATCCTCCACGCTGCCTCCCTCGAACGCGCCAGTGAGCATCCTCTGGCCGAAGCAGTGACTCGCTATGCGCAGGAACGCGGCCTCAGCGTTCCCATTGCGACAGATTTCGAGTCGATGTCGGGTCTTGGCATAGTTGGCATCGCGAACGAAAACGCGGTGTTGATCGGCAATCTCTCTTTGATGCAAAAGTACAGCATCGCGTATGACACTCTTCATGCTGCGTCCAAGCGCCTTGCCGAGGAAGGCAAGACACCGCTCTGGATTGCAATTAACGGCAAACTGGCCGGCATCATCGCCGTCGCCGACACGGTCAAACCTACTTCCACGGGAGCCATTCGGCAGATGCACGCAGAGGGGCTTCGCGTCGTGATGCTGACCGGCGACAACGAGCGGACAGCAAAAGCAATTGCCCGCGCCGTCGGTGTCGACGAAGTCATCGCCGGAGTCCTTCCGTCTGGAAAGGTCGATGCCGTCAAGCGAATCCAGCAAGAAGGCCGTATCGTCGCCATGGTCGGCGATGGCGTGAACGATGCACCCGCGCTGGCCCAGGCCGACGTGGGCCTGACCATGGCCAGCGGCTCCGACATCGCAATGGAAGCAGGCGACGTGACGCTCATGCGCAGCGACCTCACCGGAGTTGCAATGGCCATTGCCCTCTCACGCGGCACAATGCGCGTGATGCGGCAAAACCTGTTCTGGGCCTTCCTGTACAACGTCATCGGAATTCCAGTTGCCGCGGGGGCGCTTTACCCTGCCTTCGGTCTGCTGCTGAGTCCGGTGCTCGCTAGTGCCGCCATGGCCTTCAGCTCCTTCAGCGTTGTTACCAATAGCCTGCGGCTGCGCCGCCTGAAGCTCACATCTTGA
- a CDS encoding cytochrome c oxidase subunit 4: MQHGESMNPGEHAHQQHSSDEVVLPVPTPWPMVLALGVSLIITGMVTHWVVSLLGVVLALRSAVGWFFQVLPHENHVPVPVVPDRTIFVSPRGRRPGAPVDAQHRKLLPVETFSVVAGIKGGIVGGVAMVIPATIFSLLRYHSLWYSINLLAAGGFVSWAGESNAFLAQFHLLGLLAATGIHGLTSILVGLLYGAMLPMFPRKPILTAGFVAPFMWTGILYTALGVISPILNARIDWLWFVISQIAFGLVCGFVVNLQVKVRTPQFRSLPFAVRAGLHSDQIKMKDDE; encoded by the coding sequence ATGCAGCACGGCGAATCAATGAACCCCGGCGAGCACGCGCACCAGCAACACAGCAGCGACGAAGTTGTGCTTCCCGTACCAACACCCTGGCCCATGGTGCTTGCACTGGGCGTCTCCCTTATCATCACCGGCATGGTGACGCACTGGGTCGTCAGCCTGCTCGGTGTTGTGCTAGCCCTGCGATCCGCTGTCGGCTGGTTCTTTCAGGTATTGCCGCATGAGAACCATGTTCCCGTCCCAGTGGTGCCGGACCGCACGATATTCGTCAGCCCACGTGGAAGGCGTCCGGGTGCGCCCGTCGATGCGCAGCATCGCAAGTTGTTGCCCGTTGAGACATTCAGCGTTGTAGCGGGAATCAAGGGTGGCATTGTCGGCGGCGTCGCCATGGTCATACCGGCCACGATCTTCAGCCTCCTTCGCTATCACAGTCTGTGGTACTCGATCAATCTTCTCGCGGCCGGCGGCTTTGTCAGTTGGGCGGGAGAAAGCAACGCATTCCTCGCCCAGTTTCATCTCCTTGGATTGCTTGCAGCCACTGGAATTCATGGACTCACATCTATCCTCGTTGGCTTGCTTTACGGCGCAATGCTTCCGATGTTTCCGCGAAAGCCCATTCTTACTGCCGGCTTCGTCGCCCCGTTTATGTGGACAGGAATCCTGTACACAGCTTTGGGCGTAATCAGCCCGATTCTTAACGCGAGAATCGACTGGCTATGGTTCGTCATTTCGCAGATCGCTTTCGGTCTGGTCTGCGGCTTTGTCGTCAATCTACAGGTCAAAGTACGGACGCCGCAATTTCGCTCCTTGCCCTTTGCCGTTCGCGCCGGCCTTCATAGCGATCAAATAAAAATGAAAGACGACGAGTAA